One genomic region from Lathamus discolor isolate bLatDis1 chromosome 9, bLatDis1.hap1, whole genome shotgun sequence encodes:
- the LOC136019565 gene encoding LOW QUALITY PROTEIN: centrosome-associated protein CEP250-like (The sequence of the model RefSeq protein was modified relative to this genomic sequence to represent the inferred CDS: deleted 1 base in 1 codon; substituted 3 bases at 3 genomic stop codons): protein MAAVQAEGKAEPKVPAQKPQVLELTHVCPGSRVRLRGAEGERPREPAAAEAAWESGPGDQAAAGAGPEAGKEAAAEQREEAAEEPSPAAEPSTVAAESIPRKPPAEPQEDAGAQAAFPSKAEEEALHPGKEKLVVGEAEQGEGKNGGKTQMAEHQKNSLQAVLQEEAAALKEEAMTLHQEVASLERKLGRAEEQRKDALHKRDRLQAVKEKLAGEIKLLQESVSASEARANTATDMNHCLEQELQATLSILKMKNGEVETQREKIPMLQKETSEIKALQETLAHMSAILSEREGEMKLYQEQMRMLENQEEVHKATLDQFIKDITEKKQKVASQQEHIQELEKQQEKQRIAVSKMSKELEERDREIRSQQEQIRELEKQRELERTAVNKVSKEVEEREQEIRSQQEQMQELEKQRELQRTEVRKMGKELQEREEEITSQQEQMQELEKQRELQRTEKRKELEERDLEIRSLQEEIRELEKQLELQRTAVSKVSKELEERDQEIKFQEGKIKMLEQHGASQVRNLLLDLDHMKGNLKEKNSALVSLTQQNQELEMHREQVKSLQASLEHLRAGLRDRESECDSQRDQLRLLWQYKEQQEGQLQELHGKVEKMALSLSKKDQELESQQKQIQEAEETMEMQLRTLRDQLDQTLESLKEKDRLIDIQKQQMRSYEEKTEEKMNVLHRDXEYTKAILKEKDFMIESQKEVIETFQNQEQDSEQQKKILQHLEVALKGKEXEILSLRKQCEAGRAKEAKLEAEQTNLQATELALKEREERIGALEEAVSELQRQKEEAAMQAKAILQKLEHAESSLEAKDQEIMSLQERVQDLQEQKELEGKQAKRLEQDLKKRAGMLEEKRLEFLKQTEQMSMLQLQGKSMEIALTSCQKQVNLLEEVVRKRDEDNEALKQELQHQEEELKTLQNLHVRLTESNEAVRHRREHKKVLEEVLSEREQETKAQGGQKELEKEVRALQEDLQHVQQTLTKKNEEVKSQQDRIRNLEKTLPGKEQELKRQSELLKQFTSVLQWKDEGHTLKKLIQKLQKWEEVEAEKKRVLQERDHSLQRQKELTQQLEDERKAKGEEMEHVIAILKQTESGEIEXKEKAQALTLALRKCELANGTLRKEIAILQTAVSERDTDRFHHQLEEPPEKPWSSPAQAVPDGSTRPGALQPPRGWAERPELWSLARAHPCPQLQRA from the exons gctgcggggagctgagggggagcggccccgggagccggcagCGGCCGAAGCGGCctgggagagcggccccggggaccaggcggcggcgggagcggggccagagGCCGGGAaagaggcggctgctgagcagcgggaggaggcggccgaggagccgagccccgcggccgagcccagcacTGTGGCGGCCGAGAGCATCCCCCGGAAGCCGCCCgctgagccccaggaggatgcaggagcccaggcagcatttcccagcaaggcagaggaggaagcgctgcacccaggaaaagagaagctggtggtgggagaggcg gagcagggggagggcaagaacgggggga AGACACAGATGGCAGAACACCAGAAGAACTCTCTACAAGCTGTCCTGCAGGAAGAGGCCGCTGCTTTAAAGGAGGAGGCTATGACTCTACATCAAGAAGTGGCATCTTTGGAAAGGAAACTTGGGCGTGCTGAGGAGCAAAGAAAGGATGCCCTG CACAAACGGGACAGACTGCAGGCAGTTAAAGAGAAACTAGCAGGTGAGATAAAACTTCTTCAGGAATCAGTGTCAGCCTCTGAAGCTCGAGCAAACACAGCAACAGACATGAATCACTGCCTGGAACAAGAGCTTCAAGCCACATTGTccatcttaaaaatgaaaaatggggAAGTGGAAACCCAGCGGGAGAAAATCCCGATGCTCCAGAAAGAGACATCGGAGATAAAAGCTTTGCAGGAGACCCTCGCTCATATGAGTGCCATCCTGtcagagagggagggagaaatgaAGTTATACCAGGAACAGATGAGAATGCTGGAAAACCAGGAAGAAGTACATAAAGCTACTCTTGATCAGTTTATTAAGGAcataacagagaaaaaacagaaggtGGCATCCCAGCAAGAACATAtacaggagctggagaagcagcaagaaaaacaaaggattGCCGTCAGCAAGATGAGCAAAGAACTGGAGGAGAGAGACCGGGAGATCAGATCCCAGCAAGAGCAGATAcgggagctggagaagcagcgAGAACTGGAGAGGACTGCTGTCAACAAGGTGAGCAAAGAGGTAGAGGAGAGAGAGCAGGAGATCAGGTCCCAACAAGAGCagatgcaggagctggagaagcagcgAGAACTGCAGAGGACTGAGGTGAGAAAGATgggcaaagagctgcaggagagagaggaggagatCACGTCCCAGCAAGAGCagatgcaggagctggagaagcagcgAGAACTGCAGAGGActgagaagaggaaggagctggaggagagggacCTGGAGATCAGGTCCCTGCAAGAAGAGATAcgggagctggagaagcagttAGAATTGCAGAGGACTGCTGTCAGCAAGGTGAGCaaagagctggaggagagggatCAGGAGATCAAATTccaggaagggaaaataaagatgCTAGAACAACACGGTGCATCACAAGTGAGAAATCTGCTTCTGGATCTTGATCATATGAAAGGAAacttgaaggagaaaaactCAGCGCTTGTGTCTCTGACTCAGCAAAACCAAGAACTGGAAATGCACAGAGAACAAGTGAAATCTCTGCAGGCAAGCCTTGAACACCTGAGGGCAGGTCTCAGGGACAGAGAGAGTGAGTGTGATTCTCAAAGGGATCAGTTAAGACTCCTGTGGCAGTACAAGGAGCAGCAAGAGGGGCAACTTCAAGAGCTTCATGGTAAAGTTGAAAAGATGGCACTTTCTTTATCTAAGAAAGATCAAGAGCTTGAGtcacaacaaaaacaaatccAGGAAGCTGAAGAAACCATGGAAATGCAGTTGAGGACTCTCCGTGACCAACTGGACCAGACCTTAGAaagcttaaaagaaaaggacagactcatagacaTCCAAAAGCAACAAATGAGGAGCtatgaggaaaaaacagaagaaaagatgaatgtCTTACACAGAGACTGAGAATACACTAAGGCAATACTGAAAGAGAAGGATTTCATGATTGAATCTCAGAAGGAAGTGATTGAGACCTTCCAAAACCAGGAACAAGACTctgaacagcagaagaaaattctgcAGCATCTTGAAGTGGCACTGAAGGGAAAGGAATAAGAAATTTTATCCCTTAGAAAGCAGTGTGAGGCAGGCAGGGCAAAGGAGGCAAAACTTGAAGCTGAGCAAACAAATCTTCAAGCTACAGAACTGGctctgaaagaaagagaagaaaggataGGGGCTCTGGAGGAGGCTGTCTCTGAGCTTCAGCGGCAAAAGGAGGAGGCAGCAATGCAGGCTAAAGCCATACTGCAAAAACTAGAACATGCTGAATCTTCTCTAGAAGCTAAAGATCAAGAGATAATGTCTTTGCAGGAGCGTGTGCAGGACCTTCAAGAGCAGAAGGAGTTAGAAGGCAAGCAAGCCAAGCGTCTAGAGCAGGATCTA AAGAAACGAGCGGGGATGTTGGAGGAGAAGCGTTTGGAGTTCCTCAAGCAGACAGAGCAAATGAGCATGTTACAGCTTCAGGGCAAAAGCATGGAAATAGCACTAACGTCATGCCAGAAGCAAGTGAATCTGCTTGAGGAAGTGGTGAGGAAGAGGGATGAAGACAATGAAGCTCTGAAGCAAGAACTCCAGCACCAAGAAGAGGAATTAAAGACCTTGCAGAATCTCCACGTTAGGCTAACTGAGAGCAACGAGGCGGTGAGACATCGCCGAGAGCACAAGAAGGTCCTGGAAGAAGTCTTGTCTGAGAGGGAGCAAGAGACCAAGGCTCAAGGTGGGCaaaaagaattagaaaaggaagtaagAGCTCTTCAGGAAGATCTCCAGCATGTTCAGCAGACTCTGACAAAGAAGAATGAAGAGGTAAAGTCCCAGCAAGACAGAATCAGGAATTTAGAGAAGACTCTGCCAGGAAAAGAACAAGAGCTTAAGAGGCAAAGTGAACTCCTAAAACAATTCACATCAGTTTTGCAATGGAAAGATGAAGGGCACACCCTAAAGAAACTAATCCAAAAACTTCAAAAGTGGGAGGAAGTGGAAGCAGAGAAGAAGAGAGTGCTCCAAGAGAGAGACCATTCCTTGCAAAGGCAGAAAGAGCTAACCCAGCAACTGGAAGATGAAAGGAAGGCAAAGGGGGAAGAAATGGAGCATGTGATTGCTATTTTGAAGCAGACTGAAAGTGGAGAAATTGAATAGAAGGAGAAGGCCCAAGCCCTCACTCTTGCCCTTAGGAAATGTGAATTGGCCAATGGGactttgaggaaagaaatagCCATCCTTCAGACTGCGGTTTCAGAGAGGGACACAGACCGGTTTCATCACCAG CTTGAGGAGCCGCCCGAGAAGCCTTGGTCATCGCCGGCGCAGGCTGTGCCCGACGGCAGCACCAGACCAGGTGCCCTGCAGCCACCGAGGGGTTGGGCTGAGCGCCCGGAGCTTTGGTCCCTCGCCCgtgcccacccctgcccacagctgcagagagcctga